A window of the Lactuca sativa cultivar Salinas chromosome 7, Lsat_Salinas_v11, whole genome shotgun sequence genome harbors these coding sequences:
- the LOC111895735 gene encoding organ-specific protein S2 isoform X1, translated as MESCLPFLALFFLVMQITVTVYARPNPEEYKQHSHVGGGTLVSTDPTKRSPCNQRKSPNEDFEPRPNILVYDNSAGLKDKKMFPNDFEPRPNVSIYENGASVKGKKMFDEEFEPRPNVSVYDNSGSLKGKRTFDEEFEPRPSVTAYKG; from the exons ATGGAGTCGTGTCTTCCTTTCTTGGCTCTCTTTTTTCTCGTCATG CAGATCACGGTCACTGTGTATGCTAGGCCAAATCCTGAAGAATATAAGCAACACTCGCATGTTGGAGGAGGTACTTTGGTGTCAACCGATCCCACAAAGAGAAGCCCATGCAACCAAAGAAAGTCCCCCAATGAGGACTTCGAACCAAGGCCTAATATCTTAGTGTATGATAATAGTGCTGGTTTAAAAGATAAGAAGATGTTTCCCAATGATTTTGAGCCGAGACCAAACGTTTCGATTTATGAAAACGGAGCAAGTGTAAAAGGTAAGAAGATGTTTGACGAAGAGTTTGAGCCAAGGCCAAATGTCTCGGTATACGATAACAGTGGAAGTCTTAAAGGTAAAAGGACATTTGATGAAGAGTTTGAGCCGAGACCAAGTGTCACAGCGTACAAAGGTTGA
- the LOC111895735 gene encoding organ-specific protein S2 isoform X2 — protein sequence MESCLPFLALFFLVMITVTVYARPNPEEYKQHSHVGGGTLVSTDPTKRSPCNQRKSPNEDFEPRPNILVYDNSAGLKDKKMFPNDFEPRPNVSIYENGASVKGKKMFDEEFEPRPNVSVYDNSGSLKGKRTFDEEFEPRPSVTAYKG from the exons ATGGAGTCGTGTCTTCCTTTCTTGGCTCTCTTTTTTCTCGTCATG ATCACGGTCACTGTGTATGCTAGGCCAAATCCTGAAGAATATAAGCAACACTCGCATGTTGGAGGAGGTACTTTGGTGTCAACCGATCCCACAAAGAGAAGCCCATGCAACCAAAGAAAGTCCCCCAATGAGGACTTCGAACCAAGGCCTAATATCTTAGTGTATGATAATAGTGCTGGTTTAAAAGATAAGAAGATGTTTCCCAATGATTTTGAGCCGAGACCAAACGTTTCGATTTATGAAAACGGAGCAAGTGTAAAAGGTAAGAAGATGTTTGACGAAGAGTTTGAGCCAAGGCCAAATGTCTCGGTATACGATAACAGTGGAAGTCTTAAAGGTAAAAGGACATTTGATGAAGAGTTTGAGCCGAGACCAAGTGTCACAGCGTACAAAGGTTGA